TTTCTCCAACGACTGGGCTGCTTTCCGGTGGACCAGGGACGACCTTCCATGACAACCCTGCGTCTCGCCATCGATCTATTGGCCGACGGTCAGCAGCTGGTGATGTTCCCTGAGGGCAGGATCCATCGAAAAGATGAGGCCATTCAGCTGCGGCCGGGTCTGGTGCGACTGGCCCAGCTCGCCCAGAGCCGTGATGTTTCCGTGCCTGTCGTTCCCGTCGGGCTCGGATACAGCCAGGCCCCACCACGGCCCTTCAGCCGGGCTGCCATCTGTTTTGGTTCCGCCCTGACGGTGCCACCAAAAGGCGACCGCGAAGCGACGCGACAGTTCAACATCAAACTCGCCGCTGCGATGCATGCAGCTGAACAAGCGGCCCGTACTGCCATGGGCCGACCGCTAAAGAGCTTCTAAAGTCCGCCCAACTTTTCTCGCTGTTCTCATGGGTTGTCGCGCATTGCTGACAGCAGCTGCACTGGTGGCGACCCTGGGTGTCACCGCGGCCCCTGGCATCGCACAAACATCAGCAGGAAACCGCGTTCTTGCTCAGGCCCAGGGTGGTTTCAACCCTGCAGCCGTTCGCTCGATGCTCGCTAGCGGCGACGCTGCCGCTAGCCGGGGAGACCTGGCAGCGGCTCGGGCCGATTACGACAAGGCCCGTCAAGCGTCCAAGCAACTCCTGGCCTTCTATCGCGATCTCAGCGGCGCATTCCGCGGACTGGATGCGCGGATCCCTCGAGAGATGGACAACAAGGGCCGTGAAGCTCTGGAGCTGCTGGCCGAAACCAATCTCCGACTGGCCGCCCTGTTCCGGCGCCAGAACCAGCCGGAAATCGCAGTTCCTGTGCTTGTCGAGGTGGTCAAGCTGATGACACCGGCCAAACCCCAAGGTCAGCAGGCCTACCAAAGTCTCTTGGAACTTGGCTTTGTCGAAACGGAATTCCGAGGCGCATCAGCTGCCGGCCAATGAGCCGGTCTGTCAGCATCTGAGCCAGTTCCCCCTTGCCCAATCACCGCCATGGTGCAGCCGGATGCCGTTGAAGCCGCGATCCAACAGGTCATTCCAGACGCCAACGTCACCGTCGAGGATCTGACCGGCGGCGGTGATCACCTCCAGGTGACGGTTGTGTCGGCCGCTTTTGCGGGGCTCTCACGCATCCGTCAGCATCAGATGGTCTACGGCGCCCTGCAGAAAGAATTGGCAAGCGAGGCGATTCATGCCCTCGCGCTCAACACGTCAACTCCTTCGGACGCTGCGTCCGCTTAACGCTCAACTCACGATCAACGATGGACCCTTCCACCCAAGCTCGCATCGAAACTCTGGTCGCTTCCAGCCCGATCTTCGTGTTCATGAAGGGCTCCAAGTTGATGCCCCAATGCGGATTCTCAAACAACGTGGTCCAGATCCTGCACTCCCTCGGTGTGGCATTCGAGACATTCGATGTTCTTTCCGATATGGAAATCCGTCAGGGAATCAAGGAGTTTTCCAGCTGGCCCACCATTCCTCAGGTGTACGTCAAAGGGGAATTCATGGGCGGCTCAGACATCCTGATCGAGATGTACAACTCCGGCGAACTCAGGGAAAAACTGGAAATCGCTCTCGCCAGCTAATTCAATAACCCTGGGGATGTTGCATGTACAACGTGCTCACATCCCCGTCAGGGCCTATGAAGCTGGATGGATCCATGATCCAGCGATCGATCAATTGCTCAAGACGATGCTGAGAACGAGGGTCCAGAGAACCTGACTTTCTCAGAGCATGCAGATAGCCGTCGGAGTACAGCCGTAGCTCCGAAGGGGTGTGATAGCGCGTGGTCAGCTCCTGGCAGGCATCGCACAGCGACTGGAAATGACGGATGGCTTCAGGGTCGTCGAGTGATGTCATGAGATACAACAGCAGCCCCTGTTACCAGCCTGCCAGGAAATTCGGCTTAGCGTAGGCGCGCCCGGGCCGATCCAGTGACCTCCACTCCCCACGACCTTACGGCTGAAACGTCTTCAGCCAGCTCCGATTCGGTTGTGATGCCAACCTCAAGCACCGGTCAGGAGCCCTCGCGGGTCTTGGTGGTCGAGCCGCATCCAACCCTGCGCACGGTCCTGGTGCAGCGGCTCCGTCAAGACGGACATCTCACCGCTGCAGTGGCGAATGCCATTGAAGCTTTGGAAGTGTGCCAGGAACAGTCTCCCGATCTTCTGGTGAGTGCTGAATTGCTGGAGCGCAGTTCTGCGCTGCGGTTGGCCGAGCAGCTGCGTTGTCCGGTGATTGTCCTGACGGCACGCACCGGTGCAGAGCCGGTGGTGGGCCTGCTGGATGACGGCGCTGATGATGTTTTGCGCAAGCCCTTCGGGCTTGAAGAATTGGCAGCCCGCTGCCGCACATTGCTCAAGCGCGGACACAGCGGCCTGCAGGAACGGGTCACCGTCGGACCGCTTGAAGTTCATCTGTTGTTGCGCCAGGTCACGCTCAGGGAGCAGCCCGTGGAACTCAGCCCCCGCGAATTTGCCCTGCTTTGCGCCCTGTTGATGCCCCCGGGGTTGGTGCGTAGCCGGCAGGAGCTGTTGCGCATGGCCTGGCCACCCTTCAGCGGTGGCCCCCGCTCCGTGGACACGCAGGTGCTGACCCTTCGCCGCAAGTTGGAGCAGGCTGGACTGGGTGAAGGCGGTGGCATCACCACCGTGCGCCAACGGGGCTACCGCTTCAGTCTGGATAACTTGCCGGCGAGTTGAATCTGATCTCTTGATTGCAGTCAGTCACTGGAATCTTTCCAGTCCATGACGTGATTCATTTGACCAGCATGCGGAAGAGATCCACGCCAACATTGATCGCGTCCTCATCCCACTTAGCGGCAATACAGGTTGTTTTGCCTTGCCTCAACAGGACGCCAGTGCTTAACGGGAAGGCATTGCTCGAGGGGCGAAGAGAGCTCAACAACCATCGCGTTTGGCTCTGCGTTCCAAGCGCCGAACAGACAGTGAAGTCCCAGATCTTCATCACAGGCAGACATCTGAGCTGCATTGGGGCAGAACAGCTAAGAGGCTTCCGAGTGGTCGCGAATTGATTTCTTGAGTTGGGCTTCTTTGGGTGGAACCAGATGGTGTGAGCTCACCCAACCCAGTTCACAAATGTGATTCATGCAGACTTTGACCTGAACCGTTCCGCAGGGGAGGTTTGTCAGCTCGGTTGTCATCCTTGAGGAGCAACTGCATCGATTTCAGCGTCTCGACACGACTTGGCAACGCCCAGCATCTGGATGAAATCAAGAGTTGTGTCCAGTTCAGACACAGTTGCTTCATCCGTTCCAGTAAGTCACCATGACGGTGTCGACACCCGGGAGCCCCCGCCGTGATCGGATTGACCAGGCTGTATTGCAACCAAGGGGAGACGTTTCTCCTGATCGATGTTTCGTCTGAGGACGCCTCCAGGACCTCCGAAGAGCTTGCCAATGAAGGCTGGGAGATCGAAGCAGAAATCCCCGTCTGACTAGTCGACGATCAGAACGTCAGCCCCGGTGCGACCGTTGCAGATGGCGACGGCACCAATGCCCTTCAGTGACTTCGCGGCCGTCTTCTCCATGGTTTCAACGCACTGGTTGAAAGACCGAGCTTGGTTGGCGATCGGTGCGATCTGGATGGCTCCATAGATCACCGCAAAGGATGCCAGCACGGGATAGAGGTGAGCATTGATCAGGTCCCTGGCTTTGCTCATGGGTTGGCCTGGATGGTTTCAGCATTGTCTCCCAGGCTCGACGGCCTTGGGGCTGAGCATCCCCAAGCGGGACTGCTGCACAGATGGCTGTGATGGTTCACAGTGAAGGGGTACAGCGGACCGAGGACCCAGCGAGAACACTCAATAACGAAATCTCGGAGCTTCAGGCCCGAGTCGCCTTCCCTCAACATTGGAGCAGCGGAGAACACGAGCAGCACATTGAGAAGCTCCGCCAGCTCCAATCTCAAAAGCAGCAGCTGGTTGCTGAATCAGGGCAGGCTCTGATGGAGCAGACCCATTACTGAAGATCTTTCCTACAAATCTGAAGGCGCTTGGCTCAGCAATGAGCCGCAACAGCTGTTTTGCCAGTTCACAAGCCATAAAGACAGCTCTCGAAAGGATTTGATCTGCATGCGCAACTTTCATTGGCGACCACCTGACGATCCCATCCCCCAGGGCAGTCAGCTGATGACTCGCCAAGAGGCTTTGGAGAAATGGAACAGTCTCAAGGCGATGGGCTGGAAAAAATGTGCTGGCCCACTGCGCCAAGGCACTCTCTAAACGAGATACCACCGACTCACTTGAATCTCCACTGGGGGTTGCTGACGGGGGTTTACTGACGGGTGGGGGTAGTGGCTGCGTCGTTGGTTGGCAAGGAGTTAGTTCTGTATCCATTGAACGTTGAAGTCATGAATGCCTCTGTCATGGCTGCCGTGGTTGATGCGACCAGAATCGGCGATGGCGCCGAAGTGAAGGAAGAAACCAGCAGGTGGGTTCACCACGGTTGAGCCGAAGCTCCCATGGTTGAAACTGGATTTCATTCCACACACCCGACGAGCCAAGTGGCAGCTCTGGCCTATGGACAGAAGCCTGATCAACACTGAAACATCGAAAGCGATCAAGCTGTCCTGCGTCTGTCGTTTTTGTCGTGACAGGTGGTCACCAGCTGATCTCAATCGGAAGCGAGATAGCAGTGATAGCCAATCCATTTCCTTCTCAATCCCCTTGTCGCTCTTCTCTCCAGCTGGCGACCCGACCAACAACGCCACTCAATTTCAGCAGCAGTCAAGACGTCATCCGTAAGGCTGGATGACAGAGCAAGTGGGGGGAACCTGATCGGACAGGCAGGCCCTGCGTTCATCACGTTGTCCTCAATTGAGCCGTATGAGCGTCGTTCTCAAGCCATACATCGATCTTTACCACTCAAGAGAAGAAAACCAAGAGCAAGAACGCTCACTTCGCCGGGCCGTCGACGCAGGAAGAGTGGGGAGGGGCGGTATCCCTATCGCCCCAGCGCCCATGCTCGAGCCTTTGACACGCAAACCGTGGGCCTGCACGAAGAAAAGTCCTGGCAATCGGGACCATGACGTCGGCCTGCGATGACCCGACTCACACCCAACAGACCACGCAAGTATTAATACCCATGAACGACGCAGTCTTTCGGGTCGAGACCCCTGAAGCCTCTACTGGGATGGGGAGGGGGTGGGAAGGCTGAAACCGGATCACCACACGCCTCAAACAGGTCAAGACGAAGCAGGTTTCAGTGGAGGGGTTCAGCAGAACTGTCACCCCTGTTGTCTTTCTTTTTGACCAGATCCACTCCATTCACTTCAGCAACCACTTGATTGGCCCAAGTTGCATGAACAACGCGATACGTCCCCAATGTCGCCATTGACTTGGTGCGAGCGTTGACAAAAGCCTTGAACTCAGTCTTAAAACAAATTTCGCGCCTCCATTGACAGTCATTGCCTTGGCGTTCGATGCAATACATGCCGAGAGCTTCTTTCAGCACATACAAGCCATGCCATGTGCAAACACCATGAATATGCGGAGCGGCTTCGGGATCGCTTGTTTGATTCCACACAGTGTGGTGTTGCGGCAGTCAGGGATATATCCGGTCTCCCCACATCCGATTGACGACAAACATGCTCCATTGGATGCGCCATGGACTGGAGCAACAACGCCACCTTCCGACGACGTGGCTTCGCTGACCAACACAAATGCGCTCAGCAATCTCTCAGCCTTCAGGGCATGAGACCAGGTATCAACGTTGTGTGACCGAACAACTCGAGCTTTCCTTATGAATCGAGGGTCACGGGGGGAGGGCCAGCAGCTCGGCCCTCCCCTTCACCATGTCTCAAACATGAGTGCTCTGGGGCGATGCACGAATCACTCATCTTCGGAGCGCTGTACAGGGACAGAGCAGCACCCCAAAGAGCCAACAGCGGCGCTTGCACGGAACTTGGCGTTTCCCAAAAAAAGCAGCCTCAGCGGCGTCCCGCCAAGGCTGACTAGCGCGAACAAAATTGGTTGATGGTGCCCGCAAGAGAATGATAATCATTCTCGACGTGATTCCACAAGAGGGCCGAGCGTTGCGTCTGGCCTCCCATCAGTCACTTGGATGAGCTGCAAGCTTGCTGGCAGAAAGCCCTTGTTGACGCAGTAACCACAGTGAATTTGGCATAAAGATCAAGGAATCTGACCAGGTCACGGACACCACTAAAGGGACAGTCCCCATGCCCCCTCACGCCAACGGACACCGTTACTTCAGAGATCTTTGTTGGTTGACCAAGAGGCCGATGTGAATGAAACGCGAGGCCGCGTTGTGGTCTATCTGCAAAGCCGCCTCAAAGCACTGACAGAACAGCTTTCTTCAACCTGGATAACCCGCCGGCATGGTGAGCCAACCTTGCGCCACAGCGAGGGAGACCAGCAGCTCCCCAGCAATCATCATCACGGCCAGTCCCGCCAACAGCTGATAGGTCCAAGGTGGTGTCAAACGCCCGATGCCCTTAGTCGACACATTGGTGTTGGCCGCCAGAAGCTCCAGAAATCGATCAAAGCGCTCGATGCGTTGCGGCAAGAGCTGGTGGCGTAGATCAGCTGCCTTCACGTAGTAGACCGTTCCACCCTGACTGGTGCCAACGGGAACCAAGGCACGGATGTCCTGCCAACGCATGGTCCAACCGCGGCGCAGTAACCACCGAATCCAGGCGGGGTAACGCACCTGAATGCCCTCGGCATCCGTCTCCACCCGTTCGCTGAGCAAACCGATCACCAACACAAGGCCCAGCAGCAGCCCGGCCACCATCAGCCAGCGCGACTCCGCAGGAGCGAGCAAGGGCAAGGGCAACACCAAGGCCCCATAAAGGCTGAGCAGAGTGAAGCGGATCAGGGGAGATAGCCCGAAGCGTTCGATGCCGGTCATCGGTCGTCCTGAGAACCCGGCAACGGTTCAATCAGTTCGGAGGGTTGGTAGGTGCCACCAAACACCTCCTGCTCACGACCTTTCCAGAACTGGCCGAGACGCATCAGATCGGCATGGGCCTCCTGCACCTTCTCGAGATACAGCTGAGGATCCATCGACTCCTTGGCTTCCTTCAGCTTCTGAAGACGCAACATCTGAAGGTTCCAGGGCTTGCTGAGCTCACCCCTCTGCTCGAGGTAGCGGGCGAGGTCTTCGGACGACGGCTGAAACTCGGGCGGCATCCCTACTCCTACGTCGGTTCAAGTTAGGCAGAAGATCAGGCCGGCAGTGCCCAGGGGTTCAGGCCGAGGTCGGCCCCAACCCGATGGGCACAGGCAAAACCACTGAAGGCCACAGCATTCAGACCCTGGCCGGGGAAACAGGAATCGCCCACGCAATACAGGTTCTTCAGCCCGGTGCGGTTGAACGGCATCGGCAGGAGACCCGGGAGCTGCATCGCCGGGATCGGGCCGTAGCTGCCCTGAAAGCGACCGAGAAAACGCCGGTGGCTGCGGGGCGTGCCGATCTCCTTGTGGGTGATGGCATCAGCGAGGCCAGGGAGAATTGCCTCCAGGCGCTCGATCAATCGCGCGGCATCGGCTTCCTTTTTCTCCCGGTACTGACTGGGCGATAGCCCTTGCCAGGCCTCCATCGATGACGGCGTGAACGTGTGGACGATGTGGTGCCCAGCCGGGGCCAGATCCGGATCCAGCAGCGAAGGCATCGACACGAAAATGACCCCTTGCTCGTCCTCCATCCGGTTCCAGTCTTCGAGAAGAAGGTGGTGGCAGTGGGTGCCGACCGGGATCA
The Synechococcus sp. PROS-U-1 DNA segment above includes these coding regions:
- a CDS encoding response regulator transcription factor, which gives rise to MPTSSTGQEPSRVLVVEPHPTLRTVLVQRLRQDGHLTAAVANAIEALEVCQEQSPDLLVSAELLERSSALRLAEQLRCPVIVLTARTGAEPVVGLLDDGADDVLRKPFGLEELAARCRTLLKRGHSGLQERVTVGPLEVHLLLRQVTLREQPVELSPREFALLCALLMPPGLVRSRQELLRMAWPPFSGGPRSVDTQVLTLRRKLEQAGLGEGGGITTVRQRGYRFSLDNLPAS
- a CDS encoding DUF6761 family protein, with the protein product MTSLDDPEAIRHFQSLCDACQELTTRYHTPSELRLYSDGYLHALRKSGSLDPRSQHRLEQLIDRWIMDPSSFIGPDGDVSTLYMQHPQGY
- a CDS encoding 1-acyl-sn-glycerol-3-phosphate acyltransferase → MQAAVATRESALSVGIDRFWAPLAMFTTQDLALRLQFRERLVLHPEHLPHQGPVILAPTHRARWDALMLPMAAGRRVSGRDCRFMVTTTEMRGLQGWFLQRLGCFPVDQGRPSMTTLRLAIDLLADGQQLVMFPEGRIHRKDEAIQLRPGLVRLAQLAQSRDVSVPVVPVGLGYSQAPPRPFSRAAICFGSALTVPPKGDREATRQFNIKLAAAMHAAEQAARTAMGRPLKSF
- the grxD gene encoding Grx4 family monothiol glutaredoxin, with protein sequence MDPSTQARIETLVASSPIFVFMKGSKLMPQCGFSNNVVQILHSLGVAFETFDVLSDMEIRQGIKEFSSWPTIPQVYVKGEFMGGSDILIEMYNSGELREKLEIALAS
- a CDS encoding DUF1651 domain-containing protein; the protein is MTEDLSYKSEGAWLSNEPQQLFCQFTSHKDSSRKDLICMRNFHWRPPDDPIPQGSQLMTRQEALEKWNSLKAMGWKKCAGPLRQGTL
- a CDS encoding BolA family protein — translated: MVQPDAVEAAIQQVIPDANVTVEDLTGGGDHLQVTVVSAAFAGLSRIRQHQMVYGALQKELASEAIHALALNTSTPSDAASA